The Clostridioides difficile genome has a segment encoding these proteins:
- a CDS encoding zinc ribbon domain-containing protein, translating to MKHLYEEVAYLKGLAEGLEISTESKEGKMVHKIVDALEVFAEAIVTLDEEQEELQDFVESIDEDLADLEEDIADMEEDLYEDDEEDDDDEDFSYIEMECPNCGELVEIDEDLLYDDEVDVVCPDCKAVILSSEDDYDDDDCTCGGCSNCDDKE from the coding sequence ATGAAACATTTATATGAAGAAGTTGCATACTTAAAAGGTTTAGCAGAAGGTTTAGAAATAAGCACTGAAAGTAAAGAAGGGAAAATGGTACATAAAATAGTTGATGCATTAGAAGTATTTGCAGAAGCTATTGTAACATTGGATGAAGAACAAGAAGAACTTCAAGATTTTGTTGAATCTATAGACGAAGATTTAGCAGATTTAGAAGAAGATATTGCTGACATGGAAGAGGATCTTTACGAAGACGATGAAGAAGATGATGACGATGAGGACTTCAGCTATATAGAAATGGAATGCCCAAATTGTGGAGAATTAGTAGAAATAGACGAAGATTTGTTATATGATGATGAAGTAGATGTTGTTTGTCCTGATTGTAAGGCTGTAATATTATCATCAGAAGATGATTATGATGATGATGATTGTACATGTGGTGGTTGTTCAAATTGTGATGATAAAGAATAA
- the efp gene encoding elongation factor P has translation MVSAGDFRKGVTFEKDGQPCLVVDFQHVKPGKGAAFVRTKYRNLKTGAIREETFNPSEKFPKAVIDTRQMQYLYNDGELYYFMDQENFEQIPLNYDQVEDAIKFLKENEVATIRFYQGQPFQVEAPNFAELEVVDTEPGIKGDTASNVTKAATVETGAVVQVPLFINTGDKVKIDTRIGEYLSRV, from the coding sequence ATGGTATCAGCAGGTGATTTTAGAAAAGGTGTTACATTTGAAAAAGATGGACAACCATGTTTAGTAGTTGATTTTCAACACGTTAAGCCAGGTAAAGGAGCTGCTTTCGTTAGAACTAAATACAGAAACTTAAAAACAGGAGCTATAAGAGAAGAAACTTTTAATCCAAGTGAAAAATTCCCTAAAGCTGTAATAGATACAAGACAAATGCAATATCTATACAATGATGGTGAGTTATATTATTTTATGGACCAAGAAAATTTTGAACAAATACCATTAAACTATGATCAAGTTGAAGATGCAATTAAATTCTTAAAAGAAAATGAAGTTGCGACAATAAGATTTTATCAAGGACAACCATTCCAAGTGGAAGCTCCAAACTTTGCAGAGCTAGAAGTTGTAGATACAGAGCCAGGAATAAAGGGAGATACAGCAAGTAATGTAACTAAGGCAGCTACAGTTGAAACTGGAGCAGTTGTTCAAGTTCCATTATTTATAAATACTGGAGATAAAGTAAAGATAGATACTAGAATAGGTGAATATTTATCAAGAGTATAA